A single window of Nyctibius grandis isolate bNycGra1 chromosome Z, bNycGra1.pri, whole genome shotgun sequence DNA harbors:
- the CD274 gene encoding programmed cell death 1 ligand 1 isoform X2, with protein MEKPLVLYMFLFYWHFLNALFTVEAPRSLYTVEHGNNVTMECTFPVNGKLKFKDLSVSWEKKDELKKQVYVLLKGEEDFESQHSDFKGRIKLLKENLNLGQSLLQITDVKLRDAGFYRCLIGYGGADYKTINLKVKAPYRTITQGVVSTGNNEWKLTCQSEGYPQAEVIWQNGEYEDLTDKANTSYETGSDQLYRVTSTLTIKSRIDEIFYCIFWNKELQENTSAILHIADSADGVLWTESRRFVGAVLVVTAFFGSVLLLMLCIRKARANKDNRTPVASSPTANLSKNKDPHDCRDASFEEEELKYMQIEKT; from the exons ATGGAAAAgcctttggttttgtatatgtttttaTTCTATTGGCATTTCCTAAACG ctttgttcACAGTTGAAGCTCCCCGGTCACTCTACACTGTGGAACATGGAAACAATGTGACCATGGAATGCACATTTCCAGTGAATGGGAAATTAAAGTTTAAAGATTTAAGTGtcagctgggaaaagaaagatgagttAAAAAAGCAGGTTTATGTACTTCTCAAAGGAGAGGAAGACTTCGAAAGTCAGCACAGTGACTTTAAGGGAAGAATAAAATTGTTGAAAGAGAATCTGAACTTGGGACAGTCTCTCCTTCAGATCACTGATGTGAAGCTCAGAGATGCAGGGTTTTACCGCTGTCTTATTGGCTACGGGGGAGCCGACTACAAGACAATCAATCTGAAAGTTAAGG CTCCTTATAGAACTATAACCCAAGGAGTGGTGAGCACAGGAAACAACGAATGGAAGTTGACATGTCAGTCAGAAGGATACCCACAAGCTGAAGTGATATGGCAAAATGGAGAATATGAAGATTTGACTGATAAGGCAAACACAAGTTATGAAACTGGAAGTGACCAGCTGTATCGTGTGACAAGTACCCTTACAATCAAAAGTAGGATTGATGAGATTTTTTACTGTATATTCTGGAATAAAGAGCTTCAAGAAAATACATCTGCCATTTTACACATAGCAG attCAGCTGATGGTGTTCTATGGACTGAGAGCAGACGCTTTGTTGGAGCAGTTCTCGTTGTGACTGCTTTCTTTGGATCAGTGCTTCTATTGATGCTCTGCATAAGAAAAG ctAGAGCAAATAAGGACAATAGAACACCTGTGGCTAGTTCACCAACAGCAA ACCTGTCAAAAAATAAGGATCCACATGACTGCAGAGATGCTTCTTTTGAAGAGGAAGAACTGAAAT ATATGCAAATTGAGAAGACCTAG